One stretch of Narcine bancroftii isolate sNarBan1 chromosome 8, sNarBan1.hap1, whole genome shotgun sequence DNA includes these proteins:
- the thrap3a gene encoding thyroid hormone receptor-associated protein 3 isoform X3 has product MKSFAGPRSRSRSYSPTHNRERNYPREYQPREFRGHRGYRRPFIQRRGRGYYPRGNWNNRGGYGNYGNYNHYGNYRPNWHNYRSTYSPRRGRSRSRSPKRRSASPRSRSRSRYTDKSSSSRSGRSSSSRSRSSPHRSRSASPKRRSKKTKSSQKEAAASQPPAQEPEDQQKRSPEGGQTGNGGSEVPAGLAPKRGDSWKGLTAYDASPKHPSPAPRSTVVLKTSSPLHSSPSQQSPPQSSVARHTSPHGSPTQMSPQGRSPTRPNTSHQSPPSLSSSVRNVSRQTSANHSPPQRSPPLASLAQGNAQKEETRPGMSGIFAEQPAPTIPSYLKRYVPKSVVKTEFHVKNIPEKGNRSSQSPKRFKGGVSEEFEKISKAEMRHKFSYDEEEVEEHAKEYPSKNQKEYGYEDEPKYRSKLIASKTQERYDEEDEEEEEDDDENDRPRKREEVNFFKQIAISKEKFREVENVEDEEIIPERFKKEDRFQTKKVDGSRYREVSPVKSSKYKGGRAESPLPPRKSSEAKEQEDVTALEESPPVLKPAHRPTEVTLKMDSLQFGDDVLGSANILTHERRLCRDLVHKPKKDQEFRSIFQHIQMAQTRRSPSEIFAQHIVTLVHHVKEHYFKSAGVTLNERFTMYQRRTAEQEVPRQKSPEIHRRIDISPSALKKRVHLRDEIKNPKESSYKGEGKLRDELDDLRQDIEQRRKYKSKEGEHKKDSSKDSRDSSHSRERSKEKSGKVPKAYKESKKQRKRKKTRARSSSSSSSSSSSSPSQEGKDEREEGVGREEPTPGFNKARLGTREFTGPPTRGRARGVFQFRIRGRGYGRGAFPGPSNSSNPGNQTFQKRPREEDWDPEYTPKSKKYYLHDDREGDGDNYWANKRGRGAFQRGRGRFLYKKSNTSPKWTHDKYQGSGQEGVEEEEEEEEEDGQVAGITTQEEKNLGAMEQ; this is encoded by the exons ATGAAAAGCTTTGCCGG CCCAAGGTCTCGTTCCAGGTCTTATTCACCGACTCATAACCGGGAAAGAAATTATCCGCGCGAGTACCAGCCTCGGGAGTTTAGAGGACACCGGGGCTATAGGCGGCCCTTCATCCAACGTCGTGGGCGAGGTTACTATCCTAGGGGCAACTGGAACAACCGTGGGGGTTACGGCAACTACGGAAATTACAATCATTACGGCAATTACCGGCCCAACTGGCACAACTACCGCTCGACCTATAGTCCTCGGCGGGGTCGGTCCCGCTCGCGCTCACCCAAGCGGAGGTCAGCATCACCGAGATCCAGAAGCCGCTCCAGATACACTGACAAGTCGTcatccagcaggtcaggcaggtcATCGTCATCCAGGTCTCGCTCCTCTCCTCACCGCAGCCGCTCAGCCTCCCCAAAACGGCGGAGCAAGAAAACCAAATCGTCCCAGAAGGAGGCAGCTGCTTCTCAGCCACCTGCCCAAGAGCCGGAAGACCAGCAGAAACGGTCACCCGAGGGTGGGCAGACTGGTAATGGTGGCTCTGAGGTTCCGGCTGGACTTGCCCCCAAGCGTGGCGATTCCTGGAAAGGTCTGACTGCCTACGATGCCAGCCCCAAGCATCCGAGCCCAGCCCCACGCTCTACAGTGGTGTTGAAGACCAGCTCACCATTGCATTCCAGCCCAAGCCAGCAGAGCCCTCCACAGTCGAGCGTGGCCCGCCACACTTCGCCACATGGTAGCCCCACCCAGATGAGTCCTCAGGGCCGCAGCCCAACGAGGCCAAATACCTCACACCAGAGCCCACCATCACTCAGCTCTTCTGTTCGTAACGTGTCTCGTCAAACCTCGGCCAACCACAGCCCTCCTCAGAGGAGTCCACCGTTGGCGAGCCTTGCGCAGGGCAATGCACAGAAAGAGGAAACGCGGCCGGGAATGTCTGGCATATTTGCGGAGCAACCAGCCCCAACTATCCCTTCATATCTAAAGAGGTATGTTCCAAAAAG TGTGGTGAAAACGGAATTCCATGTGAAAAATATTCCAGAGAAAGGCAACCGTAGCAGCCAATCCCCAAAACGATTCAAGGGCGGAGTTTCAGAGGAGTTTGAAAAAATTTCGAAAGCAGAGATGCGTCATAAATTTAGTTACGATGAAGAGGAAGTGGAGGAGCATGCTAAAGAATATCCGTCCAAGAACCAAAAGGAATATGGATATGAGGATGAACCCAAGTACAGGAGCAAATTAATCGCAAGTAAAACTCAGGAGAGGTATgatgaggaggatgaggaggaggaagaagatgatGACGAGAATGATAGGCCACGCAAAAGGGAAGAAGTGAATTTCTTTAAGCAGATCGCCATCTCCAAGGAGAAGTTTAGGGAGGTGGAGAATGTGGAGGATGAGGAAATAATACCCGAGAGATTTAAAAAAGAGGACCGCTTTCAAACAAAGAAAGTAGATGGGAGCAGATATCGGGAGGTATCACCCGTGAAATCATCTAAGTATAAGGGAGGCCGAGCAGAAAGTCCTCTTCCTCCAAGGAAGAGCTCTGAGGCCAAAGAGCAGGAAGATGTCACTGCTCTGGAGGAGAGTCCCCCAGTGCTCAAACCAGCTCATCGTCCTACGGAAGTGACACTGAAAATGGATTCTTTGCAGTTTGGCGATGATGTTCTCGG TTCTGCCAACATCCTGACCCATGAACGGCGGCTCTGTCGTGACCTTGTTCACAAACCCAAAAAAGATCAAGAGTTCCGTTCCATCTTCCAACATATTCAGATGGCCCAGACCCGACGTAGCCCTTCAGAGATATTTGCTCAGCACATTGTGACTTTGGTCCACCACGTGAAAG AGCATTACTTCAAATCAGCAGGGGTCACATTAAATGAACGCTTTACAATGTACCAAAGGAGAACAGCTGAGCAGGAAGTTCCCAGACAGAAGAGCCCAGAAATTCATAG GCGGATTGATATTTCACCCAGTGCTCTAAAGAAACGTGTGCATCTCCGGGATGAGATAAAGAATCCAAAGGAAAGCAGCTACAAG GGAGAAGGAAAATTAAGGGATGAACTGGATGACCTTCGCCAAGATATTGAGCAACGTAgaaaatataaaagcaaggagGGAGAGCATAAAAAAGATAGTTCCAAAGATTCAAGAGATTCGAGCCATTCACGTGAAAGGTCAAAGGAAAAATCTGGAAAAGTTCCCAAAGCTTACAAGGAATCAAAAAAGCAAAG GAAACGCAAGAAAACTAGAGCAAGGTCCAGTTCATCAAGCTCTTCATCTTCGTCCTCCTCTCCATCCcaagagggaaaagatgaaagagAAGAGGGGGTGGGTCGTGAAGAACCCACTCCTGGTTTTAACAAAGCTCGACTTGGAACAAGGGAGTTCACTGGCCCTCCAACACGAGGCAGAGCACGAGGAGTTTTT CAGTTCAGAATAAGAGGAAGAGGATATGGCAGGGGTGCGTTTCCTGGTCCCAGCAATAGCAGTAATCCCGGTAACCAAACTTTCCAAAAGCGACCCCGTGAAGAGGACTGGGATCCCGAGTACACACCAAAAAGCAAAAAGTACTACCTG CACGATGACCGTGAGGGAGATGGGGATAACTACTGGGCAAACAAAAGGGGTCGTGGCGCCTTCCAGCGAGGGAGAGGTCGTTTCCTGTACAAAAAGTCCAACACCAGCCCCAAGTGGACACACGACAAATATCAAGGCAGTGGACAGGAAGGtgtagaggaagaagaggaggaggaggaggaggatgggcaAGTTGCTGGCATCACCACCCAGGAAGAGAAAAATCTGGGTGCGATGGAACAGTAG